A stretch of the Malus sylvestris chromosome 10, drMalSylv7.2, whole genome shotgun sequence genome encodes the following:
- the LOC126587063 gene encoding uncharacterized protein LOC126587063, with the protein MVDQEQHSLGLLSSQRDEEEDEKTSSYSQSQSGYGARSGGGYGDSTTGYSSQGRTGAHSSSCYRDITDYSGEERLTGGGSYGEGKTDDYSGEERLTGGGSYGEGKTDDYSEEGHGGRAVYSETTAYSSEGRLTGGGGYGGASNTDSYSEEGHGGRATETTALSGEGRRTGDGGYSDNTDYSGERRRTSGGGGYGVVSTDDYSEEGHRGRRGYKKSDDDDSEEGHGGRGRGGYSKRSETNESSDY; encoded by the coding sequence ATGGTTGATCAGGAGCAGCACAGCCTTGGCCTCTTGTCCAGCCAAAGggacgaagaagaagacgaaaaaACCTCATCCTACTCTCAGTCTCAGTCTGGTTACGGAGCCCGGTCTGGTGGTGGCTACGGCGACTCCACTACCGGTTACTCTTCCCAAGGACGTACCGGGGCCCACAGCAGCAGCTGCTACCGCGACATCACTGATTACTCTGGTGAAGAACGCCTTACTGGCGGAGGCAGCTATGGAGAAGGCAAAACTGATGATTACTCTGGTGAAGAACGCCTGACTGGCGGAGGCAGCTATGGAGAAGGCAAAACTGATGATTACTCGGAAGAAGGACATGGAGGCCGTGCCGTGTACAGCGAGACCACTGCTTACTCTAGCGAAGGACGTCTTACTGGTGGAGGTGGCTACGGCGGGGCCAGCAACACTGATAGTTACTCGGAAGAAGGACACGGAGGCCGTGCTACCGAGACCACTGCTTTATCTGGTGAAGGACGTCGTACTGGTGACGGTGGCTACAGCGATAACACTGATTACTCTGGTGAAAGACGTCGTACTAGCGGCGGAGGTGGCTATGGTGTGGTAAGCACTGATGATTACTCGGAGGAAGGACACAGAGGGCGTCGCGGGTACAAAAAATCTGATGATGATGACTCGGAAGAAGGACACGGAGGGCGTGGCAGAGGAGGGTACAGCAAGAGGAGTGAAACCAATGAATCGAGTGACTATTGA